In Thioalkalivibrio paradoxus ARh 1, the following are encoded in one genomic region:
- a CDS encoding MlaA family lipoprotein, producing the protein MKPVLHRSPVLAAAVLLGAALAGCASVPAEDRHPSDPFERYNRAMFAFNDGFDRTVLKPAAETYQELPQPVRSGVGNFFSNLGDVVVLFNSLLQGKFHNAASDASRLMFNTTFGVFGVFDVASPMGLAKNNEDFGQTLGHWGVPAGPYLQIPFLGPSTVRDAPARVVDVYTHPARFVYSDHPDTVLALAALDLVHVRAGLLSTEAVLATISDDRYVALRDFWLQRREFLVRDGEIDNDDAWLDELDALEELEMLEALEREHPTQ; encoded by the coding sequence ATGAAGCCAGTATTGCACCGTTCTCCCGTTCTCGCTGCGGCGGTGCTGCTCGGCGCGGCGCTGGCCGGCTGTGCCAGCGTCCCGGCCGAGGACCGGCATCCTTCCGATCCGTTCGAACGCTACAACCGCGCGATGTTTGCGTTCAATGACGGTTTCGACCGGACCGTGCTGAAGCCAGCCGCGGAGACCTACCAGGAACTACCCCAGCCGGTGCGCAGCGGCGTCGGAAACTTTTTCTCGAATCTCGGCGACGTGGTGGTGCTGTTCAACAGCCTGCTGCAGGGCAAGTTTCACAATGCCGCGTCCGATGCGTCGCGCCTGATGTTCAACACCACGTTCGGGGTGTTCGGGGTGTTCGATGTCGCCAGCCCGATGGGCCTGGCCAAGAACAACGAGGACTTCGGCCAGACGCTGGGGCACTGGGGGGTGCCCGCGGGTCCCTATCTGCAGATTCCGTTCCTGGGGCCCAGCACCGTTCGCGACGCACCGGCGCGGGTGGTCGACGTTTACACGCACCCTGCCCGGTTTGTGTATTCGGATCATCCGGACACGGTGCTCGCGCTCGCAGCGCTCGACCTGGTGCATGTGCGGGCAGGGCTGCTTTCCACCGAGGCGGTGCTGGCGACGATCTCCGACGACCGTTACGTGGCGTTGCGCGACTTCTGGCTGCAGCGCCGGGAATTCCTGGTCCGCGACGGCGAGATCGACAACGACGACGCCTGGCTCGATGAACTCGACGCCCTCGAGGAACTGGAAATGCTGGAGGCACTGGAACGGGAGCATCCCACGCAATGA
- the trxA gene encoding thioredoxin produces the protein MAVQELTQENFESTVTGNDIVIVDFWAPWCAPCRSFAPIFEAASDNYPDVVFAKVNTEEQQALAGAFQIRSIPTLMIFREQVIIFSQPGMLSATQLEDVLGKARELDMAQVHEDIRRQQQAAGNGGA, from the coding sequence ATGGCCGTCCAGGAACTCACCCAGGAAAACTTCGAATCCACCGTAACCGGGAACGATATCGTCATCGTCGATTTCTGGGCGCCGTGGTGTGCCCCCTGCCGTTCGTTCGCGCCGATCTTCGAGGCGGCCTCGGACAACTACCCGGACGTCGTGTTCGCGAAGGTCAATACCGAGGAGCAACAGGCGCTGGCCGGCGCGTTCCAGATCCGCTCGATTCCGACGCTGATGATCTTCCGCGAACAGGTGATCATCTTCTCGCAGCCCGGAATGCTCAGCGCAACCCAGCTCGAAGATGTGCTCGGCAAGGCACGCGAGCTGGATATGGCGCAGGTGCACGAGGACATCCGGCGGCAGCAGCAGGCGGCCGGCAACGGGGGTGCCTGA
- a CDS encoding AEC family transporter → MLGVMTQMGALIACGVAWRQIRPGGLHADETRRVLTTLVYYLLLPALVLKVLWTAPLGLVSLKIAAVAGLTVIAALGLTALACRLCAPSRATLGAMLLAAAWPNAVYLGLPILDRLFGEAGRAVAIQYDLFGALPLLLTVGVLIARHFGTQGDEPVVGPLRGLFAVPSIWAAILAVTFNVGGVPMPDWLDGWLGFLGHAVTPLMLFSLGLALVFDRFRASAGRALAVVAVIQLLAAPLVALGLVLALGMQGVPGVGTVLEAAMPAMVLGIVFCDRFGLDTGLYAAAVTLTTALSLVSLPLWYALLQTLPALQ, encoded by the coding sequence ATGCTCGGCGTGATGACGCAGATGGGGGCGCTGATCGCCTGTGGTGTTGCCTGGCGCCAGATCCGGCCAGGAGGGCTCCACGCGGACGAGACCCGGCGTGTCCTCACCACGCTGGTCTACTACCTGTTGCTCCCCGCGCTGGTCCTGAAGGTTCTCTGGACTGCGCCGCTGGGGCTGGTTTCACTGAAGATCGCCGCGGTCGCGGGCCTGACGGTGATCGCCGCACTCGGGCTGACCGCGCTCGCCTGCCGGCTGTGTGCGCCGAGCCGGGCGACGCTCGGCGCGATGTTGCTCGCGGCCGCGTGGCCGAATGCGGTCTATCTCGGCTTGCCGATCCTCGACCGTCTGTTCGGCGAGGCCGGCAGGGCCGTCGCGATCCAGTACGACCTGTTCGGCGCGCTGCCGCTGTTGCTGACCGTCGGTGTGCTGATCGCGCGCCACTTCGGAACCCAAGGCGACGAGCCGGTGGTCGGCCCGCTGCGCGGGCTGTTCGCGGTGCCCTCGATCTGGGCCGCGATCCTGGCGGTTACGTTCAACGTCGGGGGCGTTCCGATGCCCGACTGGCTCGATGGCTGGCTCGGGTTTCTCGGGCATGCGGTCACCCCGCTGATGCTGTTCTCGCTCGGGCTGGCGCTGGTCTTCGATCGTTTCCGGGCGAGCGCCGGGCGGGCGTTGGCCGTGGTCGCGGTGATCCAGTTGCTGGCGGCACCGCTGGTCGCGCTCGGCCTGGTCCTCGCGCTGGGAATGCAGGGGGTGCCGGGGGTCGGCACGGTACTCGAGGCGGCGATGCCGGCGATGGTGCTCGGCATCGTGTTCTGTGACCGTTTCGGTCTCGATACGGGGCTTTATGCGGCCGCGGTGACGTTGACCACCGCGCTTTCGCTGGTCAGCCTGCCGCTGTGGTATGCATTGTTGCAGACGCTTCCGGCGCTGCAGTAG
- a CDS encoding LON peptidase substrate-binding domain-containing protein: protein MKTLPVFPLNTVLFPDGLLPLRIFETRYIDMVRECMRGDGGGFVVVRIGQGSETSPAVEFAALGTRAEIIDWEQRPDGLLGILACGRERVRILDYQRRPDGLIVGDIEPVPEWPALDLPLEYASLAGLLERLLDQLGTPWSHLERRLQDSAWVAGRLIELLPLGLDTKQSLLEQDDPLERLRRLRAAMLAAPDP from the coding sequence ATGAAGACCCTGCCCGTTTTCCCGCTCAATACCGTGCTGTTTCCCGATGGGCTGCTGCCGCTGCGCATTTTCGAGACACGCTATATCGACATGGTGCGGGAGTGTATGCGCGGCGACGGTGGCGGCTTCGTGGTGGTTCGGATCGGGCAGGGCAGCGAGACGTCGCCGGCCGTGGAGTTCGCGGCCCTCGGTACCCGTGCCGAGATCATCGACTGGGAGCAGCGTCCGGACGGATTGCTCGGCATTCTCGCCTGTGGTCGCGAGCGGGTGCGGATCCTGGATTACCAGCGGCGGCCCGACGGGCTGATCGTCGGCGACATCGAACCGGTCCCCGAATGGCCTGCGCTGGATCTGCCGCTCGAGTACGCGTCGCTGGCGGGCTTGCTCGAGCGGCTGCTCGATCAGCTCGGAACACCCTGGTCTCACCTCGAACGCCGGCTGCAGGATTCGGCCTGGGTGGCCGGACGCCTGATCGAGCTGTTGCCGCTGGGACTCGACACCAAGCAGTCGCTGCTGGAACAGGACGATCCGCTCGAGCGCCTGCGGCGGCTGCGCGCAGCCATGCTCGCAGCACCGGATCCCTGA
- a CDS encoding PTS sugar transporter subunit IIA, translating to MAVGLMLITHQHLGDTLLQTARSMLGELPRACEALAMSQNDDPDMIEERARARLRGLDHGDGVLIMTDMFGSTPANIAGRLAREPNRRVIAGVNLPMLVRVLNYRSLPLTELVNKAISGGHDGILLCDQECSDAAARGSHR from the coding sequence ATGGCCGTTGGCCTGATGTTGATCACGCACCAGCATCTCGGAGACACACTGCTGCAGACCGCGCGCAGCATGCTCGGAGAGTTGCCCCGGGCCTGCGAGGCGCTCGCGATGTCCCAGAACGACGACCCGGACATGATCGAGGAACGCGCCCGGGCGCGGCTGCGCGGCCTGGATCATGGCGACGGCGTGCTGATCATGACCGACATGTTCGGCTCGACCCCTGCAAACATCGCCGGCCGATTGGCCCGCGAGCCCAACCGGCGGGTGATCGCGGGCGTCAACCTGCCGATGCTGGTGCGAGTGCTCAATTACCGCAGCCTGCCGCTGACCGAACTCGTGAACAAGGCGATCAGCGGGGGCCACGACGGTATTCTCCTCTGCGACCAGGAATGCTCGGATGCCGCGGCGCGCGGTTCCCATCGTTAA
- the rapZ gene encoding RNase adapter RapZ — translation MRLLLVSGLSGSGKTVALNTLEDAGFFCVDNLPLALLDALIQELRDSTHRNEGCIAVGVDVRSGLHALGGLAATLDRLRTAGVQVEVVFLQSSDEVLLRRYHHTRRRHPLARKGLPLVEAIAMERNWLGHIAALADLTIDSSRMSMHDLARTVRNRVASERRERLSLLFQSFGFKNGSPVDSDFVFDVRCLPNPYYEPGLREFTGLEAPVAGFLQAHPEVDAMFDSIQSHLQQWLPRFLDDHRNYLTVSIGCTGGRHRSVYLVDRLAKAWQSADNVTVSTRHRELDAPLTDAE, via the coding sequence ATGCGCCTGCTGCTCGTCAGCGGACTCTCGGGTTCCGGGAAAACCGTCGCGCTGAATACGCTCGAGGACGCCGGCTTCTTCTGCGTCGACAACCTGCCGCTGGCTTTGCTGGACGCCTTGATTCAGGAACTGCGCGACAGCACCCACCGCAACGAAGGCTGCATCGCGGTGGGCGTGGACGTGCGCAGCGGCCTGCATGCCCTGGGCGGGCTGGCGGCAACGCTGGACCGCCTGCGCACCGCCGGGGTACAGGTCGAAGTCGTGTTCCTGCAATCCTCCGACGAGGTACTGCTACGACGCTATCACCATACGCGCAGGCGGCACCCGCTGGCGCGCAAGGGCCTGCCGCTGGTCGAGGCAATCGCAATGGAGCGCAACTGGCTCGGGCATATCGCGGCGCTGGCGGACCTGACGATCGACAGCAGCCGGATGTCGATGCACGACCTCGCGCGGACTGTGCGCAACCGTGTGGCCTCCGAGCGCCGCGAGCGACTGTCGCTGCTATTCCAGTCCTTCGGCTTCAAGAACGGATCTCCGGTGGATTCCGATTTCGTGTTCGACGTGCGCTGCCTGCCCAATCCCTACTACGAGCCGGGCCTGCGCGAGTTCACCGGTCTCGAGGCGCCGGTGGCCGGGTTTCTGCAGGCGCATCCGGAGGTCGACGCGATGTTCGACAGCATTCAGTCGCACCTGCAGCAGTGGCTCCCTCGTTTTCTTGACGACCACCGGAACTACCTGACCGTGTCGATCGGCTGCACCGGTGGCCGGCACCGGTCGGTCTATCTGGTCGACCGACTGGCCAAGGCGTGGCAAAGCGCCGACAATGTCACGGTGAGCACCCGTCACCGGGAGCTCGACGCACCCCTTACGGACGCGGAGTAA
- a CDS encoding flavin prenyltransferase UbiX yields the protein MAADEVALALTGASGAQYGIRLLECLVQAGTGVHLMLSRPAQVVLGLETDLSVPGRPAEIARYFQDRFGATDGQIRCYGPEQWTAPVASGSAVPRAMVVCPCSTATLSAVATGASRSLIERAADVVLKERRQLVLVVRETPFSEVHLRNMLQLARMGAVIMPANPAFYHRPRTLDDLVDFMVARILDHLGVAHDLVPRWGGPPPAAEDA from the coding sequence ATGGCGGCCGATGAAGTCGCGCTGGCGCTGACCGGGGCCTCGGGCGCCCAGTACGGGATCCGCCTGCTGGAGTGTCTGGTGCAGGCGGGAACCGGCGTGCACCTGATGCTGTCGCGGCCCGCGCAGGTGGTGCTGGGTCTGGAGACCGACCTCTCGGTCCCTGGCCGACCGGCGGAGATCGCGCGCTATTTCCAGGACCGCTTCGGCGCCACGGACGGGCAGATCCGCTGTTACGGCCCGGAGCAGTGGACGGCTCCGGTCGCCAGCGGATCGGCGGTACCGAGAGCGATGGTCGTCTGCCCCTGTTCCACCGCGACGCTGTCGGCGGTGGCGACCGGCGCGTCGCGCAGCCTGATCGAGCGCGCTGCCGACGTGGTGCTGAAGGAACGCCGGCAGCTCGTGCTGGTGGTGCGCGAGACGCCCTTTTCCGAGGTGCATCTGCGCAACATGCTGCAGTTGGCCCGGATGGGCGCGGTGATCATGCCCGCCAATCCCGCCTTTTATCATCGTCCACGGACGCTGGATGACCTCGTGGACTTCATGGTGGCCCGGATCCTGGACCATCTCGGCGTTGCCCACGATCTCGTGCCGCGTTGGGGCGGACCGCCACCGGCGGCGGAGGACGCATGA
- a CDS encoding HPr family phosphocarrier protein — protein sequence MPRRAVPIVNRLGMHARAAAKFVGLASRYEADVFVSRNDREVNGKSIMGVMMLAAAQGSEIEIRTGGASDADAALDALSELVANRFGEDS from the coding sequence ATGCCGCGGCGCGCGGTTCCCATCGTTAACCGTCTCGGCATGCACGCGCGCGCCGCGGCGAAGTTCGTCGGCCTCGCCAGCCGCTACGAGGCCGACGTGTTCGTATCCCGCAACGACCGCGAGGTGAACGGCAAGAGCATCATGGGGGTGATGATGCTGGCCGCCGCACAGGGCAGCGAGATCGAGATCCGCACCGGCGGCGCATCCGACGCCGACGCGGCGCTGGATGCGCTCAGCGAACTCGTCGCCAACCGCTTCGGCGAGGACAGCTAG
- a CDS encoding PTS sugar transporter subunit IIA, with protein MRLADLVTLERVQIEPTVSSKKRALETLGELLAGADGESAAGPAPHLVFDALSARERLGSTGLGHGVAIPHGRMAQLDTPRVAVLRVDQGVDFDAIDHEPVDILIALVVPEASTSDHLELLAQLARALSQPDNIAAMRRAVDPPGLQQAATAAFHDA; from the coding sequence ATGCGGCTCGCCGACCTCGTGACCCTGGAGCGCGTCCAGATCGAGCCGACGGTCTCGAGCAAGAAACGGGCGTTGGAGACCCTGGGCGAACTGCTGGCCGGGGCTGACGGCGAGTCGGCTGCCGGGCCGGCCCCTCACCTCGTGTTCGATGCTTTGTCGGCGAGGGAACGGCTCGGGTCCACTGGCCTCGGCCATGGGGTAGCCATCCCCCATGGCCGGATGGCGCAACTCGACACCCCCCGGGTCGCGGTGCTGCGGGTCGACCAGGGAGTGGACTTCGACGCGATCGATCATGAACCCGTCGACATCCTGATTGCGCTGGTCGTCCCGGAAGCGTCGACCAGCGATCACCTCGAACTGCTGGCCCAGCTTGCGCGGGCGCTGTCCCAGCCCGACAACATCGCCGCGATGCGCCGCGCGGTCGATCCTCCCGGACTCCAGCAGGCTGCGACCGCAGCCTTCCATGATGCCTGA
- a CDS encoding RNA polymerase factor sigma-54: MLKSSLNLQLGQTLTMTPQLQQAIRLLQLSTLELQLEVQQALESNPMLELAEDATTGDGAPETETAPGPETEAPAPDQAGEHESWDSADYGGNSGQRNDPDDRDPFENQAGAGGGLHEHLLWQLHLSPLNDADRRIGAALIDSINADGYLETDLESLQETLGGETEVGIDEIEAVLHWIQQCDPLGVGARNLRECLLIQLHSLPPETPERDAALRVAEHGMDHLARHDFKGLQRELGLTEAELARALERIRTLNPRPGSQISDQPPEYVTPDVYVRRDSGGWRVDLNPEIAPRIRINSLYAGMVRRVSDARDSAFMRNQLQEARWFLKSLHSRNDTLLRVARAIVERQTGFLEQGDVAMQPLILRDIAEALGMHESTISRVTTQKYMHTPRGVFEFKYFFSSHVGTRDGGECSATAIRAMIRKLISEEPPDRPMSDSRLAQVLSDRGINVARRTVAKYREAMNLPPSSERRQLV, from the coding sequence ATGCTGAAGTCATCGCTGAACCTCCAGCTGGGTCAGACCCTGACCATGACGCCCCAGCTGCAACAGGCGATCCGGCTGCTGCAACTCTCGACGCTGGAACTGCAACTGGAGGTGCAACAGGCACTGGAAAGCAATCCGATGCTGGAGCTTGCCGAGGACGCCACCACCGGCGACGGCGCGCCGGAGACCGAGACCGCCCCCGGCCCCGAGACCGAGGCACCCGCGCCGGACCAGGCCGGCGAACACGAGTCCTGGGACAGCGCCGACTACGGAGGCAACTCCGGACAGCGAAATGACCCCGACGATCGGGATCCGTTCGAGAACCAGGCGGGCGCGGGCGGCGGCCTGCACGAACATCTGCTGTGGCAGCTGCACCTGAGCCCGCTGAACGATGCCGACCGCAGAATCGGCGCGGCGCTGATCGACAGCATCAACGCCGACGGCTACCTCGAGACCGACCTCGAGAGCCTGCAGGAAACGCTGGGAGGCGAAACCGAGGTCGGCATCGACGAGATCGAGGCTGTCCTGCATTGGATCCAGCAATGCGACCCGCTCGGCGTCGGTGCCCGCAACCTGCGCGAATGCCTGCTGATTCAGCTGCACAGCCTCCCGCCGGAAACTCCCGAACGCGACGCCGCGCTGCGGGTGGCAGAACACGGAATGGACCACTTGGCCCGGCACGACTTCAAGGGCTTGCAACGCGAACTCGGTCTGACCGAGGCGGAGTTGGCCCGGGCCCTGGAACGGATCCGCACGCTGAATCCGCGGCCCGGCAGCCAGATCAGCGACCAGCCCCCGGAATACGTGACGCCCGATGTCTACGTGCGCCGGGACAGTGGCGGCTGGCGCGTGGACCTGAACCCCGAGATCGCGCCCCGGATCCGGATCAACAGCCTGTACGCCGGGATGGTGCGCCGGGTCAGCGACGCGCGCGATAGCGCGTTCATGCGCAACCAGCTGCAGGAGGCGCGCTGGTTCCTGAAAAGCCTGCACAGCCGCAACGACACACTGCTGCGAGTGGCCCGTGCGATTGTCGAGCGCCAGACCGGGTTCCTGGAACAGGGCGACGTGGCGATGCAGCCGCTGATTCTGCGCGACATCGCCGAGGCGCTGGGGATGCATGAATCGACGATCTCCCGGGTCACCACGCAGAAGTACATGCATACACCGCGCGGAGTGTTCGAATTCAAGTACTTCTTCTCGAGCCACGTCGGCACCCGCGATGGCGGCGAATGTTCGGCCACCGCGATCCGTGCGATGATCCGTAAACTGATCAGCGAGGAACCCCCCGATCGCCCGATGAGCGATTCGAGACTGGCCCAGGTCCTGTCGGACCGGGGCATCAACGTGGCCCGGCGTACCGTGGCCAAGTACCGCGAGGCAATGAACCTGCCGCCGTCGAGTGAACGGCGGCAGCTCGTCTAG
- the mpl gene encoding UDP-N-acetylmuramate:L-alanyl-gamma-D-glutamyl-meso-diaminopimelate ligase, with translation MSGPIHVLGIGGTFMGGLAQLAAAAGIPVSGVDENLYPPMDGQLRQAGIPFREGYRPEDLPGDTRIVVGNVMRRGMPVVEAMLDRGLAYTSGPQWLAERILQGRWVLAVAGTHGKTTTSSMLAFLLDRAGFDPGFLIGGVPRDFGVSARLGSGPFFVIEADEYDCAFFDKRAKFVHYRPRTLVLNNLEYDHADIYPDLAAIQRQFHHLLRTVPGQGLVLANAGDPALEQVLEQGCWTPVQRFGGGSAPDLGARPLDAQASSFEVLERGRPVGEVRWALSGEHNVANALAALGAARHAGVALEQGVALLAGFTGVRRRQELRGEVAGIRVIDDFAHHPTAIRLTLAGLRAAGGGGRLLVALEPRSNTMRMGVHADTLGASLAQADGVYLLWPETLDWSPRRLRGELGERLVIGARVPELVAAVAAGARPGDSVVVMSNGGFGGFHDALLQQLREKWDGGR, from the coding sequence ATGAGTGGCCCGATTCATGTGTTGGGGATCGGCGGCACGTTCATGGGCGGGTTGGCCCAACTGGCGGCGGCCGCGGGGATACCGGTATCCGGGGTCGACGAGAATCTGTACCCGCCGATGGATGGCCAGTTGCGGCAGGCCGGCATCCCGTTTCGCGAGGGCTATCGGCCCGAGGACCTCCCCGGCGATACCCGGATCGTCGTGGGGAACGTGATGCGGCGGGGGATGCCCGTCGTCGAGGCGATGCTGGATCGCGGGCTGGCGTACACGTCGGGGCCGCAGTGGCTGGCCGAACGGATTCTGCAGGGCCGCTGGGTGCTGGCGGTTGCGGGCACGCACGGGAAGACGACGACGTCGAGCATGCTCGCCTTCCTGCTCGACCGGGCCGGCTTCGACCCGGGCTTCCTGATCGGCGGGGTGCCCCGAGATTTCGGGGTGTCCGCGCGGCTGGGTTCCGGCCCGTTCTTCGTGATCGAAGCCGACGAGTACGACTGCGCGTTCTTCGACAAACGCGCGAAGTTCGTGCACTACCGTCCGCGGACGCTGGTGCTGAACAACCTGGAGTACGATCACGCGGACATCTACCCCGATCTGGCGGCGATCCAGCGCCAGTTCCACCATCTGTTGCGCACCGTCCCGGGTCAGGGCCTGGTCCTGGCCAACGCCGGCGACCCGGCGCTCGAGCAGGTGCTCGAGCAGGGCTGCTGGACGCCGGTGCAGCGCTTCGGCGGCGGCTCCGCGCCGGATCTGGGTGCCCGTCCGCTCGATGCGCAGGCGTCGTCGTTCGAGGTGCTGGAGCGCGGGCGCCCGGTGGGCGAGGTGCGCTGGGCGCTTTCCGGGGAACACAACGTCGCGAATGCGCTGGCCGCGTTGGGGGCGGCCCGGCACGCCGGCGTCGCGCTGGAGCAGGGCGTGGCGCTGCTCGCCGGTTTCACCGGGGTGCGGCGGCGGCAGGAACTGCGCGGCGAGGTCGCCGGGATCCGCGTGATCGACGACTTCGCCCATCACCCGACCGCGATCCGGCTGACGCTGGCCGGGCTGCGGGCAGCGGGCGGAGGCGGGCGGCTGCTGGTTGCGCTGGAACCCCGGTCCAATACCATGCGCATGGGCGTGCATGCGGATACGCTGGGCGCCTCGCTGGCGCAGGCCGACGGGGTGTACCTGCTGTGGCCGGAGACGCTCGACTGGTCGCCGCGGCGGCTGCGCGGCGAACTGGGCGAGCGCCTGGTGATCGGCGCGCGGGTTCCGGAACTCGTGGCGGCGGTGGCGGCCGGGGCGCGCCCGGGCGATTCGGTGGTGGTCATGAGCAACGGGGGCTTCGGTGGATTCCACGACGCCCTGCTGCAGCAGCTGCGGGAGAAATGGGATGGCGGCCGATGA
- the hprK gene encoding HPr(Ser) kinase/phosphatase — protein sequence MMPDRLTLADLVASLGPRMGLTYVHGEKEAANRVLPGTTDSDLPLAGHLNLIRPNRIQVIGDREAAYIETLGPTEHEKLIQDLAATGTAAVIFAEGTCPFEQLPAQCPHPLPVILCTGSGSHEVIGLLRYFLQQRLARSAVRHGVFMEILGAGVLISGDSSVGKSEVALELVSRGHRLIADDAPEFARIAPDIIRGTCPPLLRDLLEVRGLGVLNIRAMYGDSSIKRGKYLRLIIDLRDRDRPPPVPDDRLTGCRGEVEVLGLRIPLVSLPIAPGRNIAVMIEAAVRAHLLHLQGYVAGDDLRNRQRLQMQNARSEPAR from the coding sequence ATGATGCCTGACAGGCTCACCCTGGCCGACCTGGTCGCGTCTCTCGGACCGCGGATGGGGCTCACCTACGTGCACGGGGAGAAGGAAGCGGCGAATCGCGTCCTGCCCGGCACGACCGACAGCGACCTGCCGCTGGCGGGCCACCTGAACCTGATCCGGCCCAACCGGATCCAGGTCATCGGCGACCGCGAGGCCGCCTACATCGAAACCCTGGGGCCCACCGAGCACGAGAAGCTGATCCAGGATCTCGCGGCGACCGGCACTGCCGCGGTCATCTTTGCCGAGGGCACCTGTCCGTTCGAGCAGCTGCCCGCGCAATGCCCGCACCCACTGCCGGTGATCCTGTGCACGGGTTCGGGCAGCCATGAAGTGATCGGGCTGCTGCGCTATTTCCTGCAGCAGCGCCTCGCCCGCTCCGCGGTGCGCCACGGCGTGTTCATGGAAATCCTGGGAGCCGGTGTGCTGATCTCCGGGGATTCCAGCGTGGGCAAGAGCGAGGTCGCGCTGGAACTGGTCAGCCGCGGGCACCGCTTGATCGCCGACGATGCCCCCGAGTTTGCGCGCATCGCTCCGGACATCATTCGGGGCACCTGCCCGCCGCTGCTGCGCGATCTGCTCGAGGTGCGCGGCCTGGGCGTGCTGAACATCCGCGCGATGTACGGTGACTCCTCGATCAAGCGCGGCAAGTACCTGCGCCTGATCATCGACCTGCGCGATCGCGACCGCCCCCCACCGGTTCCCGACGACCGCCTGACCGGCTGCCGCGGCGAGGTCGAGGTGCTGGGCCTGCGCATCCCGCTGGTCAGCCTTCCGATCGCACCCGGGCGCAATATTGCGGTGATGATCGAGGCCGCGGTGCGCGCGCACCTGCTGCACCTGCAGGGCTACGTCGCCGGCGACGACCTGCGCAACCGGCAGCGTCTGCAGATGCAGAACGCACGGTCGGAGCCGGCGCGATGA
- the hpf gene encoding ribosome hibernation-promoting factor, HPF/YfiA family, with the protein MQINLTGHHVDITNALRDYVEDKFQRLERHFDQVIDIHVVLTVEKNHNKAEANLQVSGNQIHADATHDDMYAAIDGLIDKTDRQLIKHKEKLKDHHRAEGALRNRQQTA; encoded by the coding sequence ATGCAAATCAACCTGACCGGTCATCACGTCGACATCACGAACGCCCTGCGTGACTACGTCGAGGACAAGTTCCAGCGCCTCGAGCGCCATTTCGATCAGGTCATCGACATCCATGTCGTGCTCACCGTGGAGAAGAATCACAACAAGGCCGAGGCGAATCTTCAGGTCAGCGGCAACCAGATCCATGCCGATGCGACGCATGACGACATGTACGCGGCGATCGATGGCCTGATCGACAAGACCGACCGGCAGCTGATCAAGCACAAGGAGAAGCTAAAGGACCACCATCGCGCCGAAGGCGCGTTGCGCAACCGCCAGCAAACCGCCTGA